The genomic DNA GGTGAATGGCGCGGAGCACATCGCCTTTCACGATGTCGAGGCCGGCAAGGCGGCCGGTGTCGCGGCCAAGCTCGATGCCTTCTTCGATGCGTCCAGCGTCGCGGTCGACAGCAGCGACCCGGCCGGCTACGACCTGGTCGTCAACGCCACGCCGCTGGGCCTGGGCGAGGGCGATGCGTTGCCGCTCGATGTGGCGCGCATGGAGCCGCATGCGGCGCTGTTCGACATCCTGCTGCGCAACCAGCCGACGCCGCTGGTGCGCGCGGTGCGTGCGCGCGGCCTCAATGCGCAGGCCGGCTTCGAGATGCTGGTGCAGCAGATGGCGCACTACCTCGACTTCTTCGGCCACCGCGATGCGGCGCACGGCGTGCGCGGCGATGCGGATTTTCTGCGCGAGCTGATCTATCCGGCCGCGATGGCGGGCGAGATCCGGCATCCACTGCGCTACCACTCGGCCAGCGTGGCCTGAGCGGCGAAGCTTCACCACGGGGATTCCATGGCCATCGCCATCGACCGCTTCGGCTTCAACACCGTGACCATGGGCGGCGAACTCGGTCACAAGCTCGACTGCATGAAGGCCGCCGGCTTCGCGGGCGTCGAGCTGTGGGCGCGCGACCTCATCAACCATCCGGCCGGCGTCGAGAAGGCCGCCGAGCTGGTGAAGGCCAGCGGCCTCAAGGTCACCGACTTCCAGCCGCTGCGCGACTTCGAATGCGCACCCGACGCGATGCGGCCGCACCGCCTCGAGATGGCACGCGAGCAGCTGCGCCAGATGGCACTGGTCGGCACCGACCTCTTGCTCGTGTGTTCGACCACCAGCCCGCTCGCCATCGACGATCCCGAACGCGCCGCCGAAGACCTGCGCACGCTGGCCACGCTCGCCACGCCGCTGGGCATCCGCATCTGCTACGAGGCGCTGTCCTGGGGTCGCCACGTCAATCGTTGGCACCAGGCCTGGGACATCGTGCGCCGCTGCAACCGCGAGAACGTCGGCCTCAATCTCGATGCCTTCCACATGTCGGTGCGCGGCGACGACACGCCCGAGACGCTGGCGCAGCTGGCCGCGGTGCCGATCGACAAGGTCTTCCTGGTCCAGCTGGCCGACTACTTCTTCGAGTACAGCGACCGCCAGGCCGACATGATCGAACTCGCG from Variovorax sp. PBL-E5 includes the following:
- a CDS encoding shikimate dehydrogenase family protein; the encoded protein is MFPSIAGSTALYLLPGDPVTNVRLPRMFNSVFERFGIDAVMAPVQVARRDLAVFVKAAFLARNVRGMAIAPPHKPLLVDLLDGCGLFGRVAGSVNVVRRIENGELEGDLFDGEGLLGALDHYHIPYRGKRVLILGAGVSAAAIGVALAEGGTVNGAEHIAFHDVEAGKAAGVAAKLDAFFDASSVAVDSSDPAGYDLVVNATPLGLGEGDALPLDVARMEPHAALFDILLRNQPTPLVRAVRARGLNAQAGFEMLVQQMAHYLDFFGHRDAAHGVRGDADFLRELIYPAAMAGEIRHPLRYHSASVA
- a CDS encoding sugar phosphate isomerase/epimerase family protein, whose translation is MAIAIDRFGFNTVTMGGELGHKLDCMKAAGFAGVELWARDLINHPAGVEKAAELVKASGLKVTDFQPLRDFECAPDAMRPHRLEMAREQLRQMALVGTDLLLVCSTTSPLAIDDPERAAEDLRTLATLATPLGIRICYEALSWGRHVNRWHQAWDIVRRCNRENVGLNLDAFHMSVRGDDTPETLAQLAAVPIDKVFLVQLADYFFEYSDRQADMIELARHQRLFPGEGLHDVRDLVQLLEDKGYRGHYTFEVFNDDYVNSDPMVIGQRAMKSARWISESHVAGSAID